A stretch of the Gammaproteobacteria bacterium genome encodes the following:
- the nuoF gene encoding NADH-quinone oxidoreductase subunit NuoF has protein sequence MTQLNQVCYRTLQFDQPWTYANYLKVDGYKAWRKILKEKISPEQIVEEMKASGLRGRGGAGFPTGTKWSFMPKNPTGPSYVVCNSDESEPGTCKDRDILRFNPHALIEGMAIAGYAMRCKTGYNYIRGEFMDEPFERVEQALREAYAEGLLGKDILSSGIDFDLYNHLGAGAYICGEETALLESLEGKKGQPRFKPPFPANYGAFGRPTTVNNTETFASAPSIILNGGKWFADLGKPNNGGTKIFSVSGHVAKPGNFEVPLGIPFQELLALAGGVWKGHKLKAVIPGGSSAPVLPAEAMLNCTMDFDSLRNAGSMLGSGAVVVMDETTCMVKMLERIARFYYSESCGQCTPCREGTGWMYRVIKRIEDGQGRQEDLDMLVDVSKKIEGHTICAFGDAAAWPVQSFIKHYRQEFQYHIDHGCCMVGPGARRRAA, from the coding sequence ATGACGCAGCTCAACCAGGTCTGCTACCGCACCCTGCAGTTCGACCAGCCCTGGACCTACGCCAACTACCTCAAGGTGGACGGCTACAAGGCCTGGCGCAAGATATTGAAGGAGAAGATCTCCCCCGAGCAGATCGTGGAGGAGATGAAGGCTTCCGGCCTGCGCGGCCGCGGCGGCGCGGGCTTCCCGACGGGCACCAAGTGGAGCTTCATGCCGAAGAACCCCACGGGCCCGTCCTACGTGGTGTGCAACTCCGACGAGTCGGAGCCCGGCACCTGCAAGGACCGGGACATCCTGCGCTTCAACCCGCATGCGCTGATCGAGGGCATGGCCATCGCCGGCTATGCCATGCGCTGCAAGACGGGATACAACTACATCCGCGGCGAGTTCATGGACGAGCCCTTCGAGCGCGTCGAGCAGGCGCTGCGCGAGGCCTATGCCGAGGGCCTGCTGGGCAAGGACATCCTGAGCTCGGGCATCGATTTCGACCTGTATAACCATCTCGGCGCCGGTGCCTATATCTGCGGCGAGGAGACGGCGCTCCTGGAGTCGCTGGAAGGCAAGAAGGGCCAGCCGCGCTTCAAGCCGCCGTTCCCGGCGAACTACGGTGCCTTCGGCCGTCCGACCACCGTGAACAACACCGAGACCTTCGCCTCCGCGCCGAGCATCATCCTGAACGGCGGCAAGTGGTTCGCCGACCTCGGCAAGCCCAACAACGGCGGCACCAAGATCTTCTCCGTGTCCGGCCACGTGGCCAAGCCCGGCAACTTCGAGGTGCCGCTCGGCATCCCGTTCCAGGAACTCCTGGCGCTGGCCGGTGGCGTGTGGAAGGGACACAAGCTCAAGGCCGTGATCCCCGGCGGCTCCTCCGCGCCGGTGCTGCCGGCCGAGGCCATGCTCAACTGCACCATGGACTTCGACTCGCTGCGCAACGCGGGCTCCATGCTCGGCTCCGGCGCGGTGGTGGTGATGGACGAGACCACCTGCATGGTGAAGATGCTGGAGCGCATCGCGCGTTTCTACTACTCGGAGTCCTGCGGCCAGTGCACGCCGTGCCGCGAGGGCACCGGCTGGATGTACCGCGTCATCAAGCGCATCGAGGACGGGCAGGGCCGGCAGGAAGACCTGGACATGCTGGTGGACGTGTCGAAGAAGATCGAGGGGCACACCATCTGCGCCTTCGGCGACGCCGCCGCCTGGCCGGTGCAGAGCTTCATCAAGCATTACCGGCAGGAATTCCAGTACCACATCGACCATGGCTGCTGCATGGTGGGCCCGGGCGCCCGCCGCCGCGCGGCCTGA
- the nuoG gene encoding NADH-quinone oxidoreductase subunit NuoG: MADELVNIELDGKPVKARKGEMIIQTADREGVYIPRFCYHEKLTVAANCRMCLVEAEKLPKPLPACATPVMEGMKVFTRSVKAIAAQRATMEFLLINHPLDCPICDQGGECELQDLAMGYGRDISRYSEKKRVVKDEDIGPLVSTDMTRCIHCTRCVRFGQEIAGIQELGGTGRGENLRIGTYIGKAVDHELSGNIIDLCPVGALNSKPFRNRGRGWEMTQLPTVAPHDCVGSNLNAHILRGLYMRAVPRPNDEINETWASDRDRFSYAGVHSEDRLTKPMVKKSGKWQETDWETALEAAVNGLRETVKVKGGDAAGVLASPSATIEELYLLQKLARGLGIPHIDVRLRQADFRDDASEPLFPWLGQGVQDIEKLEAALVIGSNIRKEVPLLAHRLRKAALKGAAVMFLNPRRYPMLFPVRAYLSCASQDMVDSLAAVLKATGKPVPAAVKDIVAGQKPAAEHSQMAAELAKGERKAILLGHLALSHPAYADIRALAAALAEATGAKLGYISVGANSAGAWLAGAVPMRAAGGRTLDQPGRNAAAMLEEPRSAYLLLGTEPELECWDGAQAMKALKSAKHVVAITSYVSENMQQYADVLLPAGAYGETSGTYVNAEGRWQSFSGLTQPLGEARPAWKILRVMGNLCELKGFEQESSEDVLREVRDAVGEVHADNRFTGTRAVNAPVTVKGFLRVGEIPMYAVDALVRRAAPLQQTRDADVAYAQFSPEDGKRLKVEAGDAVSLKHNGTRVVLPVKFDDSIAVGEVWVPTGLPVTLALGPSSGAIEVEKA; this comes from the coding sequence ATGGCAGACGAACTGGTCAACATCGAGCTGGATGGCAAGCCGGTCAAGGCGCGCAAGGGTGAGATGATCATCCAGACCGCGGACCGCGAGGGCGTCTACATCCCGCGCTTCTGCTACCACGAGAAGCTCACGGTGGCGGCGAACTGCCGCATGTGCCTCGTCGAGGCCGAGAAGTTGCCGAAGCCCCTGCCGGCCTGCGCCACGCCGGTGATGGAGGGCATGAAGGTGTTCACCCGCTCGGTGAAGGCCATCGCCGCGCAGCGCGCCACCATGGAATTCCTGCTCATCAACCACCCGCTGGACTGCCCGATCTGCGACCAGGGCGGCGAGTGCGAGCTGCAGGACCTGGCCATGGGCTATGGCCGGGACATCTCGCGCTACAGCGAGAAGAAGCGCGTGGTGAAGGACGAGGACATCGGCCCGCTGGTGTCCACCGACATGACCCGCTGCATTCACTGCACCCGCTGCGTGCGCTTCGGGCAGGAGATCGCCGGCATCCAGGAGCTGGGCGGCACCGGCCGCGGCGAGAACCTGCGCATCGGCACCTACATCGGCAAGGCCGTGGACCATGAGCTGTCCGGCAACATCATCGACCTGTGCCCGGTGGGCGCGCTCAACTCCAAGCCCTTCCGCAACCGCGGCCGCGGCTGGGAGATGACGCAGCTGCCCACGGTGGCGCCGCACGACTGCGTCGGCTCCAACCTCAACGCCCACATCCTGCGCGGCCTGTACATGCGCGCGGTACCGCGGCCGAACGATGAGATCAACGAGACGTGGGCTTCGGACCGCGACCGCTTCAGCTACGCGGGCGTGCACAGCGAGGATCGCCTGACCAAGCCCATGGTGAAGAAATCCGGCAAGTGGCAGGAGACGGATTGGGAGACCGCGCTGGAAGCGGCGGTCAACGGCCTGCGCGAGACCGTGAAAGTGAAGGGCGGCGATGCCGCCGGCGTGCTGGCGTCCCCGAGCGCCACCATCGAGGAGCTGTACCTCCTGCAGAAGCTGGCTCGCGGCCTCGGCATCCCGCACATCGACGTACGCCTGCGCCAGGCGGATTTCCGCGACGATGCGTCGGAGCCCCTGTTCCCCTGGCTCGGCCAGGGCGTGCAGGACATCGAGAAGCTGGAGGCAGCGCTCGTCATCGGCTCCAACATCCGCAAGGAGGTGCCGCTACTGGCGCACCGCCTGCGCAAGGCGGCTCTCAAGGGCGCCGCGGTGATGTTCCTGAACCCGCGCCGCTACCCCATGCTGTTCCCGGTGCGCGCTTACCTCAGCTGCGCGTCCCAGGACATGGTGGACAGCCTGGCAGCGGTGCTGAAGGCCACCGGCAAGCCGGTGCCCGCCGCGGTGAAGGACATCGTCGCCGGCCAGAAGCCGGCTGCCGAGCATTCCCAGATGGCGGCGGAGCTCGCCAAGGGCGAGCGCAAGGCCATCCTGCTCGGCCACCTGGCGCTCAGCCATCCAGCCTACGCGGACATCCGTGCCCTGGCGGCGGCGCTGGCCGAGGCCACCGGCGCGAAGCTCGGCTACATCAGCGTGGGTGCCAACAGCGCCGGCGCCTGGCTCGCGGGGGCGGTGCCCATGCGCGCCGCCGGCGGACGCACTCTCGACCAGCCCGGCCGCAACGCGGCGGCGATGCTGGAGGAGCCGCGCTCGGCGTATCTCCTGCTCGGCACCGAGCCGGAGCTGGAATGCTGGGATGGCGCCCAGGCCATGAAGGCGCTCAAGAGCGCCAAGCACGTGGTGGCGATCACCTCATACGTGAGCGAGAACATGCAGCAGTACGCCGACGTGCTGCTGCCCGCCGGCGCCTACGGCGAGACCTCCGGCACCTACGTGAACGCGGAAGGCCGCTGGCAGAGTTTCAGCGGGCTCACCCAGCCGCTCGGCGAGGCGCGCCCGGCCTGGAAGATCCTGCGCGTGATGGGCAACCTCTGCGAACTCAAGGGCTTCGAGCAGGAGTCCTCCGAGGACGTGCTGCGCGAGGTGCGCGACGCGGTGGGCGAGGTCCACGCGGACAACCGCTTCACCGGCACCCGCGCCGTCAACGCGCCGGTCACGGTGAAGGGCTTCCTGCGGGTGGGCGAGATCCCGATGTACGCAGTGGATGCCCTGGTGCGCCGCGCGGCGCCGCTGCAGCAGACCCGTGACGCCGACGTGGCCTACGCCCAGTTCTCGCCGGAGGACGGCAAGCGCCTCAAGGTGGAGGCGGGCGACGCCGTGAGCCTCAAGCACAACGGCACGCGCGTGGTCCTGCCGGTGAAGTTCGACGACAGCATCGCGGTGGGCGAGGTGTGGGTGCCCACGGGCCTGCCCGTGACCCTGGCGCTCGGCCCCTCGAGCGGCGCCATCGAAGTGGAGAAGGCCTGA
- the nuoH gene encoding NADH-quinone oxidoreductase subunit NuoH translates to MSLWQQAVDTWNSLPFGWQLTLRSVAGIIAIMVPLIITVAMLTLAERRVIGFMQVRIGPNRVGPWGLLQPFADVLKLVFKEIVLPVRANKFIFFLAPVISIGTAFAAWAVIPFQDGVILANINAGLLYILALTSFGVYGVILSGWASNSKYAFLGAMRSAAQMVAYEIAMGFALVGVLMVSQSLNLNDIVLGQAGGAGHWFLWPLLPLAVIYFIAGVAETNRAPFDVAEGESEIVAGFHVEYSGTAFAAFFLAEYANMILITALASIMFLGGWLSPFPESWGWLGNPSFIWFALKMCFFLYLYLWFRATFPRYRYDQIMRLGWKIFIPITILWLAVLGFAIVSGMPLTALGAWTAAGVAAFLLVHFLLLRKAR, encoded by the coding sequence ATGTCACTCTGGCAGCAAGCCGTCGACACCTGGAACAGCCTGCCGTTCGGCTGGCAGCTCACGCTGCGTTCGGTGGCTGGCATCATCGCCATCATGGTGCCGCTCATCATTACCGTGGCGATGCTGACCCTGGCGGAGCGCCGCGTCATCGGTTTCATGCAGGTCCGCATCGGCCCGAACCGCGTGGGCCCCTGGGGCCTGCTGCAGCCCTTCGCCGACGTGCTCAAGCTGGTCTTCAAGGAGATCGTGCTGCCGGTACGCGCGAACAAGTTCATCTTCTTCCTGGCGCCGGTGATCTCCATCGGCACCGCGTTCGCGGCCTGGGCGGTGATCCCGTTCCAGGACGGCGTGATCCTGGCGAACATCAACGCCGGGCTGCTCTACATACTGGCGCTGACCTCGTTCGGCGTGTATGGCGTGATCCTCTCCGGCTGGGCCTCCAACTCCAAGTATGCGTTCCTCGGCGCCATGCGCTCGGCCGCGCAGATGGTGGCCTACGAGATCGCCATGGGCTTCGCCCTGGTGGGCGTGCTGATGGTGAGCCAGAGCCTCAACCTCAACGACATCGTGCTGGGCCAGGCGGGCGGGGCGGGGCACTGGTTCCTGTGGCCGCTGCTGCCGCTCGCGGTCATCTACTTCATCGCCGGCGTGGCCGAGACCAACCGTGCGCCCTTCGACGTGGCGGAAGGCGAGTCCGAGATCGTGGCCGGCTTCCACGTGGAGTACTCCGGCACCGCGTTCGCGGCGTTCTTCCTCGCCGAATACGCCAACATGATCCTGATCACGGCGCTCGCCAGCATCATGTTCCTGGGAGGCTGGCTGTCGCCGTTCCCGGAGAGCTGGGGCTGGCTGGGAAACCCGAGCTTCATCTGGTTCGCCCTGAAGATGTGCTTCTTCCTGTACCTGTACCTGTGGTTCCGTGCCACCTTCCCGCGCTACCGCTATGACCAGATCATGCGGCTGGGCTGGAAGATCTTCATACCCATCACCATCCTGTGGCTGGCGGTGCTCGGCTTCGCGATCGTCTCCGGCATGCCGCTCACGGCGCTCGGCGCCTGGACCGCGGCCGGCGTGGCCGCGTTCCTGCTGGTCCACTTCCTGCTGTTGAGGAAGGCCCGATGA
- the nuoI gene encoding NADH-quinone oxidoreductase subunit NuoI, producing MTSLRTWIKSLLLAELLQGMALTLGYFFKPKFTIRYPEERTPKSPRYRGLHAQRRYANGEERCIACKLCEAVCPALAITIDSEMRADGTRRTTRYDIDLFKCIYCGFCEEACPVDAIVETSITDFHFEKAGEQIMTKEKLLAIGDKFEPQIAADRAADARYR from the coding sequence ATGACCTCCCTGCGCACCTGGATCAAGAGCCTGCTGCTGGCCGAGCTGCTGCAGGGCATGGCGCTGACCCTGGGCTACTTCTTCAAGCCCAAGTTCACCATCCGCTATCCCGAGGAGCGCACGCCCAAGTCGCCTCGCTACCGCGGGCTGCACGCCCAGCGCCGCTACGCGAACGGCGAGGAGCGCTGCATCGCCTGCAAGCTGTGCGAGGCGGTGTGCCCGGCGCTCGCCATCACCATCGACTCCGAGATGCGCGCCGACGGCACGCGCCGCACCACGCGCTACGACATCGACCTGTTCAAGTGCATCTACTGCGGCTTCTGCGAGGAGGCCTGCCCGGTGGACGCCATCGTCGAGACCAGCATCACCGACTTCCACTTCGAGAAGGCCGGCGAGCAGATCATGACCAAGGAGAAGCTCCTGGCCATCGGCGACAAGTTCGAACCGCAGATCGCCGCCGACCGCGCGGCCGATGCGCGCTACCGCTGA
- a CDS encoding NADH-quinone oxidoreductase subunit J, which yields MVQEIIFSVLAALVVGSALGVITARNPVHAVLFLVLAFVGSAGLWLLMEAEFLGIVLVLVYVGAVMVLFLFVVMMLDINVASLRAGMARYAPIGAVVALIMAGEIGYVVWSRKMGVSFGAPVEHPAGYSNTRELGDLIYTVYAYPFEIAAVILLVGIVAAIALTLRRREGTRSQDPAKQVQATAAGRVRLVSMPAETAKRQGK from the coding sequence ATGGTGCAGGAGATCATCTTCAGCGTGTTGGCCGCCCTGGTGGTGGGATCGGCGCTCGGCGTCATCACCGCCAGGAACCCGGTGCATGCGGTGCTGTTCCTGGTGCTGGCTTTCGTCGGCAGCGCCGGCCTCTGGCTGCTCATGGAGGCGGAGTTCCTCGGCATCGTGCTGGTGCTGGTGTACGTCGGCGCCGTGATGGTGCTGTTCCTGTTCGTGGTGATGATGCTGGACATCAACGTCGCCTCGCTGCGCGCGGGCATGGCGCGCTACGCGCCCATCGGCGCGGTAGTGGCGCTGATCATGGCCGGCGAGATCGGCTACGTGGTGTGGTCGCGCAAGATGGGCGTCTCCTTCGGCGCGCCGGTGGAGCACCCCGCGGGCTACAGCAACACCCGCGAGCTGGGCGACCTCATCTATACGGTGTACGCCTATCCCTTCGAGATCGCCGCTGTGATCCTGCTGGTGGGCATCGTTGCCGCCATCGCGCTGACGCTGCGCCGCCGCGAGGGCACCCGCAGCCAGGACCCGGCCAAGCAGGTGCAGGCCACCGCCGCCGGCCGCGTGCGCCTGGTGAGCATGCCGGCCGAGACCGCCAAGCGGCAGGGGAAGTGA
- the nuoK gene encoding NADH-quinone oxidoreductase subunit NuoK: MITLFHFLALSGALFAISAAGIFLNRKNVILLLMCIELMLLAVNFNFIAFSRYLNDAAGQVFVFFILTVAAAEAAIGLAILVVLFRHRASINVEDLDSMKG; this comes from the coding sequence ATGATCACGCTGTTCCATTTCCTGGCCCTGTCCGGCGCGCTGTTCGCGATCAGCGCCGCGGGCATCTTCCTGAACCGCAAGAACGTGATCCTGCTGCTGATGTGCATCGAGTTGATGCTGCTGGCGGTGAACTTCAACTTCATCGCCTTCTCGCGCTACCTCAACGACGCGGCCGGCCAGGTGTTCGTGTTCTTCATCCTGACCGTGGCGGCGGCGGAGGCGGCCATCGGCCTCGCCATCCTGGTGGTGCTGTTCCGCCACCGCGCCAGCATCAACGTCGAAGACCTCGACAGCATGAAGGGCTGA
- the nuoL gene encoding NADH-quinone oxidoreductase subunit L, with translation MQSVFLTIVLSPLLAAAVAGLGMRFIPRAAAHWVTIAGVGLSFLLSAWVLVGMLQGSIADTNVTVYQWGLSDGVAFQVGFLVDHLTALMITVVTFVSLMVHVYTIGYMAEDPGYKRFFSYISLFTFSMLMLVMANNFLQLFFGWEAVGLVSYLLIGFWYTRPTAIYANLKAFLVNRVGDFGFLLGIALVLYHTGSLDYATVFAQAPQLAGQGIELFQGHVWPLPAVMCILLFVGAMGKSAQVPLHVWLPDSMEGPTPISALIHAATMVTAGIFMVSRLSPLFELSDAALSVVLVIGATTAFFMGLIGLVNNDIKRVVAYSTLSQLGYMATALGASAYGAGMFHLMTHAFFKALLFLAAGSVIIAMHHEQDMRYMGGLRKYLPITYWTSVVGSLALIAFPGFAGFFSKDTIIEAVHESTRPGATYAYWCVLLGAFVTALYTFRMLFMTFHGKERFKVVKHHHDGHDEDHEHGHKPGELAHAPHESPWVVTVPLILLAVPSVIIGWITVEPLLYGGWLADAIHVAPANDVLAKLGEEFGSPLHAVLESVMSPTLWLALAGVATAWFLYIRRPDLPDVIAARFRPLYTLLANKFYFDELFAFVFAAGTRALGKLLWQVGDVTLIDNVAINGTANSIGRLAGVLRRGQSGYLYHYAFAMIIGLCVLLGWLITR, from the coding sequence CTGCAGAGCGTCTTCCTCACCATCGTCCTGTCCCCGCTGCTGGCCGCGGCCGTGGCCGGCTTAGGCATGCGCTTCATCCCGCGCGCTGCCGCGCACTGGGTCACCATCGCCGGCGTCGGCCTCTCGTTCCTGCTGTCGGCCTGGGTGCTGGTGGGCATGCTGCAGGGCAGCATCGCCGACACCAACGTCACGGTGTACCAGTGGGGCCTGTCCGACGGCGTGGCGTTCCAGGTCGGCTTCCTGGTGGACCACCTGACCGCGCTCATGATCACGGTGGTGACCTTCGTCTCGCTGATGGTGCACGTCTACACCATCGGCTACATGGCGGAGGACCCGGGTTACAAGCGCTTCTTCAGCTACATCTCGCTGTTCACCTTCTCCATGCTGATGCTGGTGATGGCGAACAACTTCCTGCAGCTGTTCTTCGGCTGGGAGGCGGTGGGCCTGGTCTCGTACCTGCTGATCGGCTTCTGGTACACGCGTCCCACGGCCATCTACGCGAACCTCAAGGCCTTCCTGGTCAATCGCGTCGGCGACTTCGGCTTCCTGCTGGGCATCGCGCTGGTGCTGTACCACACCGGCAGCCTGGACTACGCCACCGTGTTCGCCCAGGCGCCGCAGCTGGCGGGGCAGGGCATCGAGCTGTTCCAGGGCCATGTGTGGCCGCTGCCGGCGGTGATGTGCATCCTGCTGTTCGTGGGCGCGATGGGCAAATCCGCCCAGGTGCCGCTGCACGTGTGGCTGCCGGACTCGATGGAGGGCCCGACCCCCATCTCGGCGCTGATCCACGCCGCCACCATGGTGACCGCGGGCATCTTCATGGTGTCGCGCCTGTCGCCGCTGTTCGAGCTGTCCGATGCGGCGCTCTCGGTGGTGCTGGTGATCGGCGCCACCACCGCGTTCTTCATGGGCCTCATCGGTCTCGTCAACAACGACATCAAACGGGTGGTGGCGTACTCCACGCTCTCCCAGCTCGGCTACATGGCGACCGCGCTCGGCGCCTCCGCCTACGGCGCCGGCATGTTCCACCTCATGACCCACGCCTTCTTCAAGGCGCTCCTGTTCCTGGCCGCGGGCTCGGTGATCATCGCCATGCATCACGAGCAGGACATGCGCTACATGGGCGGCCTGCGCAAGTACCTGCCCATCACCTACTGGACCAGCGTGGTCGGCTCGCTCGCGCTCATCGCGTTCCCGGGGTTCGCCGGATTCTTCTCCAAGGACACCATCATCGAGGCGGTGCACGAGTCCACCCGCCCCGGCGCGACCTACGCCTACTGGTGCGTGCTGTTGGGCGCCTTCGTCACCGCGCTCTACACCTTCCGCATGCTGTTCATGACATTCCACGGCAAGGAACGTTTCAAGGTGGTGAAGCACCACCATGACGGCCATGACGAGGACCACGAGCACGGCCACAAGCCGGGCGAGCTGGCCCACGCGCCCCACGAGTCGCCCTGGGTGGTGACGGTGCCGCTGATCCTGCTGGCGGTGCCCTCGGTCATCATCGGCTGGATCACCGTGGAGCCCTTGCTCTACGGCGGCTGGCTGGCGGACGCGATCCACGTGGCGCCCGCCAACGACGTGCTGGCCAAGCTTGGCGAGGAGTTCGGCAGTCCGCTGCACGCGGTGCTGGAGAGCGTGATGTCGCCGACCCTCTGGCTCGCGCTCGCGGGCGTCGCCACCGCCTGGTTCCTGTACATCCGCCGCCCGGACCTGCCGGACGTGATCGCCGCGCGCTTCAGGCCCCTCTACACGCTGCTCGCCAACAAGTTCTATTTCGACGAGCTGTTCGCGTTCGTGTTCGCCGCCGGCACCCGAGCCCTGGGCAAGCTGCTGTGGCAGGTGGGCGACGTGACGCTCATCGACAACGTGGCCATCAACGGTACCGCCAACTCCATCGGCAGGCTGGCCGGGGTGCTGCGCCGAGGGCAGTCCGGCTACCTCTACCACTATGCCTTCGCCATGATCATCGGACTCTGCGTCCTGCTTGGCTGGCTCATAACGAGATAA